A DNA window from Naumovozyma dairenensis CBS 421 chromosome 8, complete genome contains the following coding sequences:
- the GAT2 gene encoding Gat2p (similar to Saccharomyces cerevisiae GAT2 (YMR136W); ancestral locus Anc_2.395), with protein MSAPVLRMPPSPIDKTMKQGQQMDDSQTNFLVTSNLNPASFTSPRLAPIQNRGKEQLPSISSINEYRHVHSTSSSFNSSITNPRKEPLIPMSFTNTSVPTPLPLRPISLPTAAMYPLPPPPPPSRASQSNSQPDTQTNNNLEHGNSIPISVSSTHHGDVTFRQPQQPPHTGVRLFEPSTTTPFPFTATTTTTTTTFSLNATNGKQRKLRQEERTRGRNLCSNLEQNLQQNLEQESRRAAAAAAPPAAAQNLNGDCNKIELPTSVPLAGNDYIHQKNIGTTNIKNRNACTNDNNTSSSIFNPTISATTNDNTNTNTNTNTNTNTNTIISIHNTSSSNTSQLKMSSMLTTPPYGNTNLQPLRTPLTSPTFNDKVTNNNNSNSDTTDCASSGSTSNQGNNNKIQQHERKRTFSVSSSSSSSQQQLPLPMIAPSPPDLSNNSGNSTQGRGILDLLPLPEEQYHTWQQLLKPKANYNHNHNSNNINDNFDEDNTFIDSISLESLTVLASYLEKTLSDIKNVIQLKMKRQLQQMERPPDPDTDSNMPKKRKIELPSVKNLLNTIAPNSNIMTNTDINSSRNTRNPSNTIQPNTVQNNNNNTYTNTNTNNNNNIPALNDNIISQSNNTNDARRHSSISSFNPRNITSHNLPRTMSHSNSVNNNEQSGIQSAQNQFIHNSKLQSRQPFYENENGRYNHVRSTSQQQLQQQQQQQQQPFISPSSLSGTLQPNVAPTSTTSNINMANANYYPPGTALSLPMLRTFPFNANMSTNTNINANANSYSYFSNLNSNSNSNLNSSATNTAYSSTLNDNNNYHSNIFYTNQSRMIDLTLPTSCKHCGDKDTPEWRRGPYGNRTLCNACGLFYRKLVKKFTIKDANLFMRYQRTINPSDRRIPSIIKIPETFVIQLNSDLSLDRNYFPV; from the coding sequence ATGTCAGCTCCCGTTCTTAGGATGCCGCCATCTCCGATAGATAAAACAATGAAACAGGGACAACAAATGGATGATTCTCAAACAAACTTCTTAGTTACTTCCAATTTAAATCCCGCCTCTTTTACTAGCCCAAGATTGGCCCCGATCCAGAATAGAGGTAAAGAACAACTTCCATCAATTTCAAGCATAAATGAATACCGCCATGTTCATTCTACtagttcttctttcaaCTCTTCTATTACAAACCCTAGGAAGGAACCATTAATTCCGATGTCATTTACTAATACTTCAGTACCAACGCCACTTCCACTTAGGCCAATTTCTTTACCCACCGCGGCAATGTATCCGTTACCACCACCTCCCCCACCGAGCAGAGCTAGTCAGTCTAATTCCCAACCAGATACTCAaaccaacaacaatctAGAACACGGTAACTCTATTCCCATTTCTGTCAGCTCCACTCATCATGGAGATGTCACTTTCAGACAACCGCAGCAACCACCACATACCGGAGTCCGATTATTTGAGCCTTCGACAACGACCCCTTTTCCTTTCActgcaacaacaacaacaacaacaacaacattcTCTCTGAACGCGACAAATGGGAAACAACGGAAACTAAGGCAGGAGGAACGGACACGGGGACGGAATCTATGTTCAAATCTGGAACAGAATCTACAACAGAATCTAGAACAGGAGTCACGGAGAGCTGCCGCTGCTGCTGCTCCTCCTGCTGCTGCACAAAACCTTAACGGGGACTGCAACAAAATAGAGTTGCCAACATCCGTGCCTCTCGCAGGTAATGATTATATCCACCAAAAGAATATTGGTACTACAAATATCAAAAACCGTAACGCGTGTACTAATGACAACAACACATCATCATCCATTTTTAATCCTACAATTTCTGCAACTACTAATGACAATACGAATACGAATACGAATACGAATAcgaatacaaatacaaatacaattATTAGTATCCATAATACTAGCAGTAGCAATACTTCCCAACTCAAAATGTCATCCATGTTGACAACTCCTCCATATGGGAATACTAACTTACAGCCATTACGAACACCATTAACTTCTCCGAcatttaatgataaggtaacaaataataataatagtaacagTGATACTACTGATTGTGCCAGTAGTGGTAGCACAAGCAACCAgggtaataataacaaaataCAACAACACGAAAGGAAGAGAACATTCTCGgtgtcatcatcatcatcatcatcacaGCAACAACTACCGCTGCCCATGATTGCCCCATCACCACctgatttatcaaataattctgGCAATAGTACACAAGGCCGAGGTATACTAGATTTGCTTCCCCTACCTGAAGAACAATATCACACATGGCAACAACTATTAAAACCCAAAGCTAATTATAATCACAATCacaatagtaataatattaatgataattttgatgaagataacaCTTTTATAGATTCTATTTCGTTGGAAAGTTTAACTGTATTAGCTTCTTACCTAGAGAAAACGTTGTCTGatataaaaaatgtaattcaattgaaaatgaaacgACAATTACAACAAATGGAACGACCACCAGATCCAGATACTGATTCTAATATGCCcaaaaagaggaaaatcGAATTACCTTCCGTGAAAAATCTATTAAATACTATAGCACCAAATTCTAATATAATGACAAATACAGATATAAATTCTAGTAGAAATACAAGGAATCCATCAAATACTATTCAACCTAATACAgtacaaaataataataacaatacctatactaatactaatactaataataataataatattccagcattaaatgataatatcatCAGTCAGAGCAATAATACTAACGATGCTCGTCGTCATTCTTCCatatcttcatttaatCCTCGGAATATCACGTCGCATAATCTTCCAAGAACAATGAGTCATTCAAATAGTGTTAATAACAACGAGCAATCTGGAATACAATCAGCtcaaaatcaatttatACATAACTCAAAGCTACAATCACGACAACCGTtttatgaaaatgaaaacgGTAGGTATAATCATGTTCGTAGTACTAGTCAACAGCAgctacaacaacaacaacaacaacaacaacaaccattTATATCTCCATCATCTCTTTCTGGTACTTTGCAACCTAATGTAGCTCCTACTTCTACTACAAGTAACATCAATATGGCAAACGCAAATTACTATCCTCCCGGGACTGCTTTGTCACTACCAATGTTAAGAACGTTTCCCTTCAATGCAAATATGAGCACAAATACAAACATAAATGCAAATGcaaattcatattcatatttttcaaacttaaattcaaattcaaattcaaatctaaATTCTTCGGCAACAAATACAGCTTACAGTTCGACACTAAATGACAACAATAACTATCATAGCAACATATTCTATACAAACCAATCAAGGATGATAGACCTTACATTACCAACATCTTGTAAACATTGTGGTGATAAAGATACTCCAGAATGGAGACGAGGTCCATATGGTAATAGGACATTATGTAATGCATGCGGATTATTTTACAGGAAATTAGTTAAAAAATTCACAATTAAAGACGCTAATTTATTTATGAGATATCAAAGAACAATAAATCCAAGTGATCGTCGAATTCCATCAATCATTAAAATACCAGAAACTTTTgttattcaattgaattcaGACCTATCATTAGATCGGAATTATTTCCCAgtttaa
- the PSO2 gene encoding DNA cross-link repair protein PSO2 (similar to Saccharomyces cerevisiae PSO2 (YMR137C); ancestral locus Anc_2.394) has translation MAFPVMAKRKSLIQIEHRSQIKLKKPTSSSSASSSDDNRIIKRNNNKIKRQSKLFEFDIPTSSNPILKSTKLKYQNEQIILRHEQNRYQNEEIKFANKINDPIIIEEEEELAQTECIDMIYEIEEEISPSQNKDRYQKQEKSLFISESSAAAEEEEEDDDIDDIVLPKVDDNEIISLSDGYAEDLEQKDEQHEIITEIPAYTTDTTINNIMCPICSKDLSDLQIYQRETHAETCFEKHLSKMEKQKKRQKKKKITRSPSTSTLFSPKKPSNNTTDTTTIKKIRPPLPSIKKIKLSNEKYVVVDGFNYSTSNEKKKLEYYFLSHFHSDHTIGLCKSWFERNNLNNSTATSPKIYCSPITSLLLQHVYGFKLNEQIAELEINVPMTIFNDDLEETIEVVAHDANHCPGSLIFIFTIKNVQTQTTRHILHTGDFRCNNEMISKLQKQFKKFDAVYLDTTYLNPLYEFPNQKSVVNITSQFAKNVTQMGLKKFFNNEQKSIMSYLTTSMKKSNHSNKILFLVGSYSIGKEKIALGILNAISTSLPDDKPRIYINGKTIRSKIFSSDTERFQSTTPHDSNIHLVSLSTLRSNESISSYLKNLNIKESSYDDIIGFVPTGWTFNNRYKKLEFPLDTIDDRLDFLLKEKDILNSSDDFEMDWIKRQYKPFNKFQIFKIPYSEHSSFKELCKFGCLIEWGKMLSTVNLNDSEQLRECNEWFKTWKRYKVRRNCKERDIPNVEEVIEETEMEEITVEIRESMT, from the coding sequence ATGGCTTTTCCCGTCATGGCAAAAAGAAAATCGTTGATACAAATTGAACATCGCTCACAAATTAAACTGAAAAAACCTACTTCCTCCTCATCAGCATCCTCCTCCGATGATAatagaattattaaaagaaataataataaaataaaaagacaatcaaaattattcgAATTCGATATACCAACATCTTCAAATCCTATATTGAAATCAactaaattaaaatatcaaaacGAACAAATTATACTCCGACATGAACAAAATCGATatcaaaatgaagaaattaaattcgctaataaaatcaatgatCCCATCATAAtagaagaggaagaagagtTGGCCCAGACTGAATGCATCGATATGATTTAcgaaattgaagaagaaatttctCCCTCTCAAAATAAGGATAGATatcaaaaacaagaaaaatcattattcaTATCAGAATCTTCAGCTGctgctgaagaagaagaagaagatgatgatattgatgatattgtaCTTCCTAAGGtcgatgataatgaaataatatcattatctgaTGGTTATGCTGAAGATTTAGAACAGAAAGATGAGCAACatgaaataataacagaAATACCCGCATATACCACAGATACAACTATTAACAACATTATGTGCCCAATTTGTAGTAAAGATTTGTCAGATTtacaaatttatcaaagagAAACTCATGCTGAAACATGCTTTGAAAAACATTTAtcaaaaatggaaaaacaaaagaagaggcagaagaagaagaaaatcaCAAGATCAccatcaacatcaacattGTTTTCTCCAAAGAAACCAAGTAACAACACCACCGATACCACTacaatcaagaaaataagaCCACCATTACCATCAAttaaaaagataaaattatcaaatgaaaaGTATGTAGTGGTAGATGGTTTCAATTATTCCACATCTaatgagaaaaaaaaattggaatacTATTTCCTTTCACATTTCCATTCTGATCATACAATCGGTTTATGTAAGTCATGGtttgaaagaaacaatCTGAACAACAGCACTGCAACTTCACCAAAGATCTATTGTTCTCCCATAACATCTTTATTGTTACAACATGTCTATGGtttcaaattaaatgaacaaattgctgaattggaaattaaTGTCCCTATGactattttcaatgatgaCTTGGAAGAAACCATTGAAGTGGTAGCACACGATGCTAATCATTGTCCAGGATCACtaatattcattttcacAATCAAAAACGTTCAAACACAAACAACTAGACATATTTTACATACTGGAGATTTTAGatgtaataatgaaatgatttcaaaattacaaaaacaattcaaaaaatttgatgCCGTTTATTTAGATACAACTTATTTAAACCCATTGTATGAATTTCCCAATCAAAAATCTGTAGTTAATATTACTTCTCAATTCGCTAAAAACGTTACTCAAATGGGtttgaagaaattcttcaataacgaacaaaaatcaataatgTCATACTTAACCACCTCAATGAAGAAAAGCAATCATTCCAAcaaaatattgtttttagTAGGATCTTATTCTATCGGTAAGGAAAAAATTGCCCTCGGGATCTTAAACGCAATCTCAACTAGCCTCCCTGATGACAAACCTAGAATTTACATTAATGGCAAAACGATAAgatccaaaatattttccagCGACACTGAAAGATTTCAAAGTACAACCCCACATGATTCAAACATTCATTTAGTATCATTATCCACATTAAGATCAAATGAATCCATTTCatcatatttgaaaaatttaaacaTCAAGGAATCATCATACGATGATATAATTGGATTCGTCCCCACTGGATGGACATTCAATAACCGATACAAGAAATTGGAATTCCCTCTAGATACCATAGATGATAGGTTGgattttttattgaaagagaaagatatattgaattcaagtgatgattttgaaatggATTGGATCAAAAGACAATATAAGCCGTTTAATaagtttcaaatttttaaaattccTTATTCGGAACATAGTAgttttaaagaattatgtAAATTTGGTTGTCTTATTGAATGGGGTAAGATGTTATCTACTgtgaatttgaatgattcGGAACAATTACGTGAATGTAATGAATGGTTTAAAACATGGAAAAGATATAAAGTGCGTCGCAATTGTAAAGAAAGAGATATACCAAATGTTGAAGAAGTTATCGAAGAAACAGAGATGGAAGAAATAACAGTAGAAATAAGAGAAAGTATGACCTGA
- the PKR1 gene encoding Pkr1p (similar to Saccharomyces cerevisiae PKR1 (YMR123W); ancestral locus Anc_2.415): MIAFFEALWQSIFEPGTTPQLIIATHVSFIALFCTLIWLIYATKGNIHFCILLAIAFTLWIIVIWFIRELENVKLKSNEELGIPKELSEKGKDSTKKKESVVESKTAKSATTSARPKSTNNTTRSRKA; this comes from the coding sequence ATGATAGCATTTTTTGAGGCTTTATGGCAAAGTATTTTTGAACCAGGTACTACACCACAGTTAATAATTGCAACACATGTATCATTCATTGCATTATTTTGTACATTAATATGGTTGATCTATGCCACCAAGGGAAATATCCACTTCTGTATTTTGTTAGCTATCGCATTCACCCTTTGgattattgttatttggTTCATTAGAGAATTGGAGAATGTTAAATTAAAAAgtaatgaagaattaggTATTCCTAAAGAATTATCTGAGAAGGGCAAAGATTCAACTAAGAAGAAGGAATCTGTGGTTGAGAGTAAGACAGCAAAGTCTGCTACTACTTCAGCTAGACCAAAGTCTACGAACAACACCACAAGATCAAGAAAAGCTTAA
- the ERG29 gene encoding Erg29p (similar to Saccharomyces cerevisiae YMR134W; ancestral locus Anc_2.397) → MHVKMVMNLLCDKYLKLESEAITWLSRQPYVHQFIHDDRISGRITLYLIIIGFVAFCQELYITIEMSLLQKETYDALNNGKIDESLRLHRMLINEEFHSHEYLDEKNGIVIEEFEDRDKFFSKPVHVSSLYINCYVVERKNGDSILDKPFKFHIEFSPEDFENEKRVEFGCSLKLLREKLYYLFKDSEIYHELMKDRKENGKREKEFTISNGVEIYNRNDEILPHSVDDIQLCFLKLETNDTIRCNFIL, encoded by the coding sequence ATGCATGTAAAGATggtaatgaatttattatgtgacaaatatttaaaactTGAAAGTGAAGCAATAACGTGGTTATCCAGGCAACCATACGTTCACCAATTTATCCATGATGATCGAATTAGTGGTAGAATAACATTATATCTTATAATAATTGGGTTCGTTGCATTTTGTCAAGAATTGTACATTACTATTGAGATGTCACTATTACAAAAGGAAACTTACGATGCTTTGAATAATGGTAAAATTGATGAAAGCTTAAGATTACATCGAATGCTTATTAATGAAGAGTTTCATAGTCATGAATATTtagatgaaaaaaatgggattgttattgaagaatttgaagatagagataaatttttctctaAGCCTGTTCATGTTTcctctttatatataaattgtTATGTTGTAGAGAGAAAAAATGGGGATTCAATTTTAGATAAACCTTTCAAATTCCATATTGAATTCTCTCCAGAAGATTTTGAGAATGAGAAACGAGTGGAATTCGGTTGttcattaaaattattaagagaaaaattatattatttgtttaaGGATTCCGAAATTTATCATGAACTTATGAAGgatagaaaagaaaacgGTAAACGAGAAAAAGAATTCACAATCTCAAATGGAGTTGAAATTTATAACAGGAACGATGAAATTTTGCCACATTCTGTAGACGATATTCAACTATGTTTCTTAAAGCTTGAAACTAATGATACCATAAGATgtaattttattctttaG
- the JLP2 gene encoding Jlp2p (similar to Saccharomyces cerevisiae JLP2 (YMR132C); ancestral locus Anc_2.400) has product MVYFYTSQPTEYSAPHTLVAGKDKFENDVLIKYGYRELNYMWFHADKYSSGHIYLQLNETEKDLNDVPNEVVNDCLQLCKSESIQGNKLNQCLIVYTPWHNLRKNKYMKPGEVSFKSMKVVKKLECFSRDNKALNRLMKTRVEIIDGVEELLYQAKKSKDPKFFQNYLSINKERLILEEKERKTAKKQKKKKKEEDVQEQLVIETEL; this is encoded by the coding sequence AtggtatatttttatacttCACAACCAACAGAGTATTCTGCACCTCATACACTAGTGGCTGGGAAGGATAAATTCGAAAACGATGTTCTCATCAAATATGGGTATAGAGAGCTAAACTATATGTGGTTCCATGCTGATAAATATTCTAGTGgtcatatttatttacaattaaatgaaacaGAGAAGGATTTGAATGATGTCCCCAACGAGGTCGTTAATGATTGTTTACAACTTTGTAAATCGGAATCAATTCAaggtaataaattaaatcaatGCCTTATTGTTTATACGCCATGGCATAATTtgaggaaaaataaatatatgaaaCCAGGAGAGGTTAGTTTCAAATCCATGAAAGTTGTCAAGAAATTGGAATGTTTCTCAAGAGATAATAAAGCTTTGAATAGATTGATGAAAACAAGAGtggaaattattgatggggtagaagaattattatatcaAGCTAAAAAATCTAAAGATCcaaaattttttcaaaattatttgtctattaataaagaaagattgatacttgaagaaaaagaaagaaaaaccgctaaaaaacaaaagaagaagaagaaagaggAAGATGTTCAAGAGCAATTAGTAATAGAGACTGAGTTGTAA
- the GID8 gene encoding glucose-induced degradation complex subunit GID8 (similar to Saccharomyces cerevisiae GID8 (YMR135C); ancestral locus Anc_2.396): protein MTAQQQYYKYKTFSKEEWNQLVSEQSSLNDFNISNSNKFYHLSSHPITSSSSISLLPNTSNSNTLVPPSTSTSNSSTNNTGTYSKNREISMSKLLLNYFISLAYEESSIRMAKELGFVKNNKDAIEFNQLYKITERHRIMKLIKLGQILKAINLITSVFGISILENSTEQQQEGNDGDDLHFNLLLLNLIEMIRSNHQSKKSAAAADDDDDANNDFILKLIQYSKENLAIKASTNKYHMEQLELVITLLLFPNDDESNEIFSKKLPRPLKNLYSLSLRSKIANLLNKKLLNCIHSNVSNQNKFPDLLNLKQFNEFGNAANSNTSNQNKILLDEDNDLITQSKNTRMKNSKKNSHRHHQHDHEDRNDEAEIEIEEEEKDDETKKENTDTVNSSISGNIIESNDFPRQSSLTSNKLSDFEINDNLNDSSSNYWNETKKILKQDDNNISKDIDRNKVGNQGASSLSYSLSYEPNLIQLIKLWAWCENQLHANDIGVPRVEN from the coding sequence ATGACTGCCCAACAACAATACTACAAGTATaaaacattttcaaaagaagaatggAATCAATTAGTTTCAGAGCAATCATCATTGAATGACTTTAATATCTCAAATTCCAACAAGTTTTATCATCTATCATCTCATCCAATcacttcatcatcttccatATCATTACTCCCTAATACATCCAACAGTAACACTCTAGTACCTCCTAGTACTTCTacatcaaattcatctaCTAATAATACAGGAACCTATTCCAAAAATAGAGAAATATCCATGTCGAAATTATTACTAAATTACTTCATTTCCCTTGCTTATGAAGAATCAAGTATTAGAATGGCCAAAGAATTAGGATttgtgaaaaataataaagatgcAATAgaatttaatcaattatataaaatcaCTGAAAGACATCgtataatgaaattgattaaattaGGTCAGATTTTAAAAGCTATCAATTTGATTACGTCCGTCTTTGGTATATCTATCCTAGAGAATAGTacagaacaacaacaagagggtaatgatggtgatgatttACATTTTAATTTGTTACTTTTAAATCTTATTGAAATGATTCGTTCTAATCATCAAAGTAAGAAAtctgctgctgctgctgatgatgatgatgatgctaataatgattttatattgaaattgattcaatattcaaaggaaaatttgGCAATTAAAGCTTCGACAAATAAATACCATATGGaacaattagaattagTAATTacgttattattgtttcctaatgatgatgaaagtaatgaaatattttccaagaaaTTACCAAGAcctttaaagaatttgtattctttatcattaagGTCTAAAATTGCAAATTTACtcaataagaaattattaaattgtATTCATTCGAACgtttcaaatcaaaataaattccctgatttattaaatttaaaacaatTTAATGAGTTTGGGAACGCAGCAAATTCTAATACAAgtaatcaaaataaaatattacttGATGAAGACAATGATTTAATCACACAATCAAAGAATACTAGAATGAAGAATAGTAAGAAAAACTCACATCGTCATCACCAGCATGATCATGAGGATCGTAACGATGAAGCTGAAATAGAAattgaagaggaagaaaaagacGATGAAAccaaaaaggaaaatacaGATACagtaaattcttcaatatcagGTAACATAATAGAGTCAAATGACTTCCCGAGACAAAGTTCATTAACGTCAAATAAACTATCCGATTTcgaaattaatgataatttgaatgattctAGTAGCAATTATTGGAATGAAACGAAGAAAATACTAAAAcaagatgataataatatatcaaaaGATATAGATAGAAACAAAGTAGGAAACCAAGGCgcatcatcattatcttaTTCATTATCGTATGAACCAAATTTAATACAATTGATCAAATTGTGGGCTTGGTGTGAAAATCAATTACATGCTAATGATATCGGTGTTCCTCGTGTAGAGAATTAA
- the NCW1 gene encoding Ncw1p (similar to Saccharomyces cerevisiae YMR122W-A; ancestral locus Anc_2.416) has translation MASSTSSSSSRSVHTNSALVSTGVVAASSVTSVSSTASTSTRSNSSSTTSKNAAPGMVANPISWKYGVALGAVLAGSFVLGSGI, from the coding sequence ATGGCTTCTTCTAcctcttcttcctcttctaGATCTGTCCATACTAACAGTGCCTTAGTATCTACTGGTGTTGTTGCTGCCTCTTCCGTCACAAGTGTCAGTTCTACTGCTTCTACTTCCACCAGAAGCAACTCATCCTCTACTACCTCTAAGAATGCTGCTCCAGGTATGGTTGCTAACCCAATCTCATGGAAATATGGTGTCGCTTTAGGTGCTGTGCTTGCTGGTTCTTTTGTCTTAGGCTCTGGTATTTAA
- the NDAI0H02820 gene encoding uncharacterized protein: MPDLLDLDKPLIDHYRVASHDNLWYLVKSTMEAPPVKYNKASLVEIFDDISTEKQSDKDIVTFDDEMSKLKDKLMEEESFQDFVIRRHDAKDALKEENPDMFSVTQYLADAKLWLDDVGKVPHSWSLLKVKLVTLIKDDTEADFLVQKVL; the protein is encoded by the coding sequence ATGCCAGACCTATTGGACCTGGATAAACCTTTGATTGACCATTATAGGGTTGCCTCACATGATAATTTATGGTATTTGGTTAAGAGTACCATGGAAGCTCCCCCGGTGAAGTACAACAAAGCCTCGCTAGTTGAAATCTTTGACGATATCTCTACTGAAAAGCAGAGCGACAAAGATATTGTGACATTCGATGATGAAATGTCGAAGCTGAAGGACAAGCTAATGGAAGAGGAATCATTTCAGGATTTCGTCATTAGAAGGCATGATGCAAAGGATGCCCTAAAAGAGGAGAACCCTGATATGTTTTCGGTTACCCAATATCTAGCAGACGCGAAATTATGGTTAGATGATGTTGGGAAAGTTCCACATAGTTGGAGTTTGTTGAAGGTGAAACTGGTAACTTTGATTAAAGACGACACTGAAGCGGATTTCTTGGTCCAAAAGGTGTTATAA
- the REC114 gene encoding Rec114p (similar to Saccharomyces cerevisiae REC114 (YMR133W); ancestral locus Anc_2.399) yields MFSSPLKLYSKFEEPILAPLGFQTKQKPLPLDKWKHHSQTSPELPLTFQLLHFNPNINGISHSIVSFRVISGDPVGNFTILEEVCSPIAPLSSQIIQFSAKSPTLSCKYLSNETNGVVYLRRFQISLEKDVDFARICSILISMQFVMKNGRLSNTALDRSRMIGIANNPINYSNPNIEIRNHNKNDSFPQEIQTQNLLNSQMFPFSQLEMQPTQALDYSQSQFAFNTPALVNSNNMDVNHCNDVTTSKLFDNSNLEKESFEKLNLPTRNSFTQREEVYSKNGIASSGQNFSEQGNNNPDKNYISISEEIEKGKEEEEEKEDNNNISNLPTIEMLQKVKRKVGKIEKETSKKEHKSKYKISKKIIKEKLKDNNFLRWVDKVENVLIELAHSNH; encoded by the coding sequence atgttttcttctcctttgaaattatattccaaatttgaagaaCCAATTTTGGCACCATTGGGGTTCCAAACTAAACAGAAACCCTTACCATTGGACAAATGGAAACATCATTCACAAACATCTCCTGAACTACCTTTAACATTTCAACTGCTGCACTTTAATCCTAATATTAACGGAATATCTCATTCAATAGTATCATTCAGAGTAATATCCGGGGACCCAGTTGGCAATTTTACCATTTTAGAAGAAGTTTGTTCACCAATTGCTCCTCTTAGTTCgcaaataattcaattttcaGCTAAATCACCCACATTGTCATGCAAGTACTTATCAAATGAAACTAATGGTGTAGTTTATTTAAGAAGGTTCCAGATCAGTTTAGAAAAGGATGTTGATTTTGCTAGGATTTGTTCTATCTTAATCTCAATGCAATTtgtaatgaaaaatggtaGACTTAGCAATACTGCACTAGATAGGAGTAGGATGATTGGTATTGCCAACAATCCAATAAATTATTCTAATCCAAATATAGAAATAAGAAATCATAACAAGAATGACTCATTTCCACAAGAAATACAAACCCAAAATTTACTGAATTCTCAAATGTTCCCATTTTCTCAATTGGAAATGCAGCCTACTCAAGCCTTGGATTATTCTCAATCTCAATTTGCCTTTAATACCCCTGCTCTTGTTAATAGTAACAATATGGATGTAAACCATTGCAATGATGTTACTACCtccaaattatttgataattccAATCTGGAGAAagaatcatttgaaaaattgaatttacCAACACGAAACAGTTTTACACAAAGAGAGGAAGTATATAGTAAAAATGGGATTGCTTCTTCGGGacaaaatttttcagaacAAGGAAACAATAATCCTGACAAAAACTATATCTCTATATCTGAAGAAATTGAGAAAGGgaaagaggaagaggaagaaaaagaagacaatAACAACATCTCTAATCTTCCCACAATTGAAATGCTTCAAAAAGTGAAGAGAAAAGTTggaaaaatagaaaaagaaacttcaaagaaagaacataaatcaaaatataaaattagtaaaaaaataatcaaggaaaaattgaaagataacAACTTTTTAAGATGGGTTGATAAAGTTGAAAATGTTCTAATAGAATTAGctcattcaaatcattga